One window of Planctomycetia bacterium genomic DNA carries:
- a CDS encoding alcohol dehydrogenase catalytic domain-containing protein, protein MKAAVFHGGSAGLKIEDIPVPKIGEEDILLKVAACGVCHTDLHYIEHGVPTFKKPPIVLGHEVSGIVEAVGVKVNNVRKGQRVLLPAVLTCGKCVFCRDGRENICSDMKMLGNHFDGAYAEYVAAPAKDALDLPESLPLEESCIIADAVSTPYHAVKNRAKVRPGDTVVVFGCGGVGINAVQLASAAGGYVIAVDINDRKLQWATDFGAAKTINATKVERVSKEVKKLTGGGADIALEVIGNPKTIEEAFESVRIGGRLVVVGYTNETISLVAGKIMFKEIEIVGSLGCRPVDYIPLIRMAAQGRIDVKRLVTHRFRLDELSKAFEVMKEGASLRSIVVP, encoded by the coding sequence ATGAAAGCAGCGGTATTCCACGGCGGCAGCGCCGGATTGAAGATCGAGGACATTCCCGTTCCCAAGATCGGCGAGGAGGACATTCTGCTCAAGGTTGCGGCCTGCGGCGTTTGCCACACGGACCTGCACTACATCGAGCATGGCGTGCCGACGTTCAAGAAGCCGCCGATCGTGCTGGGCCACGAGGTTTCCGGCATCGTCGAGGCAGTTGGCGTCAAGGTGAACAACGTCCGAAAGGGCCAGCGGGTGTTGTTGCCGGCCGTATTGACCTGCGGCAAGTGCGTCTTCTGCCGCGACGGGCGGGAAAACATTTGCAGCGACATGAAGATGCTCGGCAATCACTTCGACGGGGCGTATGCGGAGTACGTCGCCGCCCCGGCCAAGGACGCGTTGGATCTGCCGGAGTCACTGCCGCTTGAAGAGTCCTGCATTATCGCTGACGCCGTTTCCACGCCCTATCACGCAGTGAAGAACCGCGCCAAGGTGCGGCCGGGCGACACGGTGGTCGTGTTCGGCTGCGGCGGCGTGGGGATCAACGCGGTGCAGCTTGCCTCCGCCGCGGGCGGCTACGTCATCGCAGTAGACATCAACGACCGCAAGCTTCAGTGGGCGACCGATTTCGGCGCGGCCAAGACGATCAACGCGACGAAGGTCGAGCGAGTCAGCAAAGAGGTGAAGAAACTCACCGGCGGCGGGGCGGACATCGCCCTGGAGGTCATCGGCAATCCGAAGACGATCGAGGAGGCCTTCGAGTCGGTCCGCATCGGCGGGCGACTGGTCGTTGTCGGATACACGAATGAGACCATCTCGCTGGTCGCCGGAAAAATCATGTTCAAAGAGATCGAGATCGTCGGCTCGCTGGGTTGCCGGCCGGTGGATTACATCCCGCTGATCCGCATGGCTGCCCAGGGCCGGATCGATGTGAAACGACTGGTGACGCATCGGTTCAGGCTCGACGAGTTGTCGAAGGCGTTTGAAGTCATGAAAGAGGGCGCTTCGCTGCGCTCCATTGTTGTTCCGTAA
- a CDS encoding enoyl-CoA hydratase/isomerase family protein has product MRHYEFFDLTVAEGIADIAMNRPPLNVLHSAMMAEFNAILEGVVRDTSLVAIVLRGRGKVFSAGVDVADHAPAKVGESIPLFHGIFRKLAVSDALTIAAVHGAALGGGCELASSCDIVLASEKATFGQPEVKLAALAPVAAGILPLKVGLAKAIELTALGGTIDAEEARRIGLVNQIFPAVTFESDVQKYLSQLGSLSRPVVRLAKRTVSQSARRLFLSELECNEHVYLSELMKLSDAGEGIAAFLEKRTPNWKHA; this is encoded by the coding sequence ATGCGTCACTACGAATTCTTCGATTTAACCGTGGCCGAGGGCATCGCCGACATCGCCATGAATCGTCCGCCCCTGAACGTGCTTCACAGCGCGATGATGGCCGAGTTCAACGCGATCCTGGAAGGCGTGGTGAGAGACACAAGCCTCGTGGCGATTGTATTGCGAGGCCGGGGCAAGGTCTTTAGCGCGGGCGTCGATGTCGCCGACCATGCGCCGGCGAAAGTCGGCGAGTCGATTCCGCTCTTTCACGGAATCTTCCGCAAGTTGGCAGTGTCGGATGCCCTGACCATCGCGGCCGTTCACGGTGCAGCGCTGGGGGGCGGCTGCGAGCTGGCCAGCTCCTGTGACATCGTCCTGGCATCGGAAAAGGCGACATTCGGGCAACCGGAAGTGAAATTGGCGGCGCTGGCGCCGGTGGCGGCGGGCATCCTGCCGCTCAAGGTCGGGCTGGCCAAGGCGATCGAGCTGACCGCGCTGGGCGGGACCATCGACGCCGAGGAAGCGCGGCGAATCGGATTGGTGAACCAGATTTTTCCCGCCGTGACTTTCGAGTCCGACGTCCAAAAGTACCTCAGCCAGCTTGGATCGCTCTCTCGTCCCGTCGTGCGGCTGGCCAAACGGACCGTGAGCCAATCAGCCCGACGGCTCTTTCTCAGCGAGTTGGAGTGCAACGAACACGTGTATCTAAGCGAGTTAATGAAATTGTCGGACGCCGGCGAAGGCATCGCGGCGTTCCTGGAGAAGCGGACTCCCAACTGGAAGCACGCGTAG
- a CDS encoding SDR family oxidoreductase → MSKMPRRALVTGGSSGIGRCIAETLARDGADVGIFYQGDATGGAPVLQRIASFGRRAWSGVGDARHPEQVHAAVEGFTAAMGGMEVLVNCAGIFRDQVIWKMTDEEWSDVIGVDLNGVFYFCRAAVPIMRQGDWGAIVNISSINGLRGKFGQTNYSAAKAGVIGLTKALAREVARFNVTVNAVAPGLIETAALQQMSPKAQEQSLAEILLGRSGQVEDVAEAVAFLCSDRARFITGEVLRVDGGQYI, encoded by the coding sequence ATGTCGAAGATGCCACGACGAGCCTTGGTGACGGGCGGTAGCAGCGGGATCGGACGCTGTATTGCCGAGACGTTGGCGCGCGACGGCGCCGATGTTGGCATCTTCTATCAGGGCGATGCCACCGGCGGGGCGCCGGTCTTGCAACGGATTGCGTCCTTCGGCCGCAGGGCCTGGTCGGGAGTCGGCGACGCGCGCCACCCGGAGCAGGTTCACGCCGCCGTCGAAGGGTTCACGGCCGCGATGGGCGGCATGGAGGTGCTGGTGAATTGCGCCGGCATCTTCCGCGATCAGGTGATCTGGAAGATGACCGACGAGGAATGGTCGGACGTCATCGGCGTCGATTTGAACGGCGTGTTTTACTTCTGCCGCGCGGCCGTACCGATCATGCGCCAGGGCGACTGGGGAGCGATCGTCAACATCTCCAGCATCAACGGCCTGCGCGGCAAATTCGGGCAGACGAATTACTCGGCCGCAAAGGCCGGTGTCATCGGCCTCACCAAGGCGTTGGCGAGAGAAGTGGCTCGATTCAACGTGACTGTCAACGCCGTGGCGCCCGGCCTGATCGAAACCGCGGCGCTCCAGCAGATGTCGCCCAAGGCTCAGGAACAATCACTGGCCGAGATCCTCCTGGGTCGTTCGGGGCAAGTTGAAGACGTGGCGGAGGCGGTGGCGTTTCTGTGCAGCGACAGGGCGCGGTTTATTACCGGCGAAGTTCTGCGCGTTGACGGCGGCCAGTACATCTAG
- a CDS encoding enoyl-CoA hydratase/isomerase family protein yields MSSFLQRDCVGLDFHEVRYQKDNWVARITIDRPQNYNAYSTEALRELVRAFEDASWDDQIAVVVFTGEGERAFCTGGDVKEYHARYTRRPRDYWKYMCCFKQYIESILNCSKPVIARINGMAVGGGNESQLACDLAVMGEHAYLGQIGTNVGSVACGGATQWLPIHVGDRRARGMLFLNQRYPAYTALGMGLVNAVVPTVKGPDGEFRTHFTNSRAYMADWNTDPWENPFQSRASAGEVEKAVKGQDGFRLDFSLLDQVVGDLCGQVVNKFFECTRYTKAQTNFWKELAWHSTVGHARDWLSIHYTSLEPHEGMAAFVEKRKADYAGLRRRAAEGGSSEFVWGPFALNCSQCGAKSLPEQFTHCGSCGAALSSAIDEETASV; encoded by the coding sequence ATGTCATCGTTCCTTCAACGCGATTGCGTTGGCCTCGATTTCCACGAAGTCCGTTATCAAAAGGACAATTGGGTCGCTCGAATCACCATTGATCGTCCCCAGAATTACAACGCCTACAGCACCGAGGCCCTTCGGGAACTGGTCCGCGCCTTTGAAGACGCTTCCTGGGACGACCAGATCGCCGTCGTGGTTTTCACGGGCGAGGGCGAACGGGCCTTCTGCACGGGCGGCGACGTCAAGGAATACCACGCCCGCTACACGCGCCGGCCTCGCGACTACTGGAAGTACATGTGCTGCTTCAAGCAGTACATTGAATCGATCCTGAATTGCTCGAAGCCCGTCATCGCCCGGATCAACGGCATGGCCGTGGGCGGCGGCAACGAGAGCCAGTTGGCCTGCGACCTGGCCGTGATGGGTGAGCACGCCTACCTGGGTCAAATTGGCACTAATGTTGGATCGGTGGCCTGCGGCGGCGCTACGCAATGGCTACCGATTCACGTCGGCGACCGTCGCGCACGCGGGATGCTCTTTCTCAACCAGCGCTATCCAGCGTACACCGCCCTGGGAATGGGGCTGGTCAACGCGGTCGTCCCCACGGTGAAAGGGCCCGACGGCGAGTTCCGCACCCACTTTACCAATAGCCGGGCCTATATGGCCGATTGGAACACGGACCCCTGGGAGAACCCGTTCCAATCGCGCGCGTCCGCTGGCGAGGTGGAGAAGGCGGTGAAAGGTCAGGACGGCTTTCGCCTCGACTTTTCGCTTCTGGATCAGGTCGTCGGCGACCTGTGCGGGCAAGTCGTGAACAAGTTCTTCGAGTGTACGCGTTACACGAAGGCTCAAACGAACTTCTGGAAGGAACTCGCGTGGCACTCCACGGTCGGCCACGCCCGCGACTGGCTCTCGATTCACTACACCAGCCTGGAGCCCCACGAGGGCATGGCAGCATTCGTGGAGAAGCGCAAAGCCGACTACGCCGGTCTGCGACGCCGCGCCGCCGAAGGCGGATCGAGCGAATTCGTGTGGGGTCCGTTCGCTCTGAACTGTTCGCAGTGCGGCGCGAAAAGCCTGCCGGAGCAGTTTACCCATTGCGGAAGCTGTGGCGCGGCGCTGTCGTCCGCGATCGACGAGGAGACGGCGTCGGTCTGA
- a CDS encoding TetR/AcrR family transcriptional regulator has product MFDSLNPASSTRTSGAKVTYDDRLNRILEVATHLIARVGYQNASMRAVARAAKVSLAGIYHYFDSKEKMLFLIQSRSFNSLLSNLREKLHGVSDPKEQIAIMIRAHVEYFAANIAALKVCSHELDSLTGEAYEQTYVIRRQYYDETRKIIDRLLDADGASGGIDRHVATMYLFGTLNWLYRWYDPKRGRSPSSIAKQITAQFLHGTIGAPLTSRRSVPDHTVAAGDPGPDGSRRPGQASTDHTQE; this is encoded by the coding sequence TTGTTCGACAGCTTGAATCCGGCCTCCTCTACCCGAACCTCCGGCGCCAAAGTCACTTATGACGACCGCCTCAATCGCATCCTCGAAGTGGCCACACACCTGATTGCCAGGGTCGGCTACCAAAACGCCTCCATGCGGGCCGTGGCCAGGGCGGCCAAGGTAAGCCTGGCGGGCATTTACCACTACTTTGACAGCAAGGAAAAAATGCTCTTCCTGATCCAGTCTCGTTCATTCAATTCCCTGCTGAGCAACCTCCGCGAGAAGCTCCACGGCGTATCCGACCCGAAGGAGCAAATCGCCATCATGATCCGTGCCCATGTGGAATACTTTGCCGCCAACATCGCCGCCCTGAAGGTCTGCTCGCACGAGCTGGATTCCCTGACCGGCGAGGCCTATGAACAAACCTATGTGATTCGTCGTCAGTACTATGACGAGACACGAAAGATCATCGACCGGCTTCTGGATGCGGACGGCGCCAGCGGCGGCATCGATCGGCATGTCGCAACGATGTATCTCTTCGGTACCCTCAACTGGCTCTATCGTTGGTATGACCCCAAACGCGGCCGGTCCCCCAGCTCCATCGCCAAGCAGATCACGGCCCAATTTCTCCATGGCACCATCGGCGCACCATTGACCAGTCGCCGCTCGGTCCCCGACCACACAGTCGCCGCCGGGGATCCCGGGCCCGACGGCAGTCGCCGACCCGGGCAGGCTTCGACCGATCACACACAGGAGTGA
- a CDS encoding xanthine dehydrogenase family protein subunit M: MYLPDFELHEARTITEAADYLARFSPDVRVLAGGTDLLVDLKVGRVKVRHVVSLTRLSELRGLREDGPSFQIGALTTPNELATSPIVRERFPALLDVLRDLAAPQIRNMATVGGNLASGVPSADLPPILISLHAAITLQMGTRERCVPLDSFFLGPRRTVMQAGEILTAIRLPYPPGSSGSAYARFAMRQANACAIAGVAASLQLGRDGAVAAARIVLGAVAPTPQLIEPAAASLVGRMVNEDSMEVAATAAMEAASPISDIRGSADYRREIVGVLTRRALALAHRRAQGA; this comes from the coding sequence ATGTATCTTCCGGACTTCGAGCTTCATGAGGCCCGCACCATTACCGAGGCAGCGGACTATTTAGCCCGATTCTCTCCGGATGTTCGAGTCTTGGCCGGCGGAACCGATCTGCTCGTCGACCTGAAGGTCGGCAGGGTAAAGGTTCGCCATGTCGTCTCTCTGACGCGTCTTTCCGAGCTGCGCGGCCTCCGCGAAGACGGCCCTTCCTTCCAGATCGGCGCGCTCACCACGCCCAATGAACTAGCAACTTCTCCGATCGTTCGAGAGCGATTTCCCGCGTTGCTCGATGTCCTCCGCGACCTGGCGGCGCCGCAGATTCGAAACATGGCGACGGTCGGGGGCAATCTTGCCAGTGGCGTTCCCTCGGCCGATCTGCCGCCGATTTTGATCAGCCTCCACGCCGCGATCACCCTCCAAATGGGAACCAGAGAACGATGCGTGCCCCTCGATTCGTTCTTCCTCGGCCCGCGCCGCACGGTTATGCAGGCCGGCGAAATCCTGACCGCCATCCGACTACCTTATCCTCCCGGAAGTTCTGGTTCGGCCTACGCGCGTTTTGCTATGCGCCAAGCCAACGCCTGCGCCATTGCCGGTGTCGCGGCGAGCCTTCAACTCGGCCGCGACGGCGCCGTCGCCGCGGCGCGGATCGTTCTCGGTGCGGTCGCTCCGACACCCCAGCTGATTGAACCTGCGGCGGCAAGCCTTGTCGGGAGAATGGTGAATGAGGATTCCATGGAAGTCGCCGCGACCGCCGCAATGGAGGCCGCTTCTCCGATCTCTGACATCCGCGGATCGGCCGATTACCGCCGCGAGATCGTCGGTGTCCTGACTCGCCGAGCCTTGGCCCTCGCCCACCGCCGGGCGCAAGGAGCGTGA
- a CDS encoding molybdopterin-dependent oxidoreductase: protein MTVCTLNINGEKHTVAQAAHDTLLDVLRDKLRLTGTKKGCNLGDCGACTVLVDGVPMNSCLLLAAEMEGKAITTIEGLARNGELTPIQQAFVHEGGIQCGYCTPGMVLSASAFLEKNPHPTPDQIKDALAGNLCRCTGYAGILRAVDRCGNYRPDGTCAKKTAVPGTEAPHRTSAAAGLQSQDSSLALGVSIPRVDAVDKVTGRAVYTADLHLPNMLHGKILGSPIAHGMIKRVDTSRAEALEGVVAVITGADVPDTMHGVSPARYDEYVLAKQKVRHVGDPVAAVAAIDERTAEQALSLIEIEYEELPTLLDPFEATADGAPLIHDRYKRNVGTEVHQHFGDVDKAFADSHLVREETFTGNSISQSPLEPHAAIATWDPDGTLVLYTSTQAPHYVQYMMAHVLHIPVGKIRVIRPTVGGGFGGKAATNPLDLCAAFLSRKTGRPVKMVYSREEMFHYGRGRHKQHMKFKLGVDRQGKIEAFQSEIYLDGGAYSSFGVATAYYAGSMIPTLYRIPNYKYDGYRVMTNKPACGAMRGHGVPQPRFAFECLLNMIADDLGIDPVKIRRLNAMTPNTRTVNDMDIQSCEFRATLDAVEEKSEWRSKYGKLPKGQGIGIGCGGFVSGAGYCIYRGQVQLSHEKGPEPFQKHSIFPHANAIVKISEDGMAVVCLIGAAEIGQGSDTVLAQMCAQTLGIPVSRIRMRSGDSDISPIDLGAYSSRVTLMGGHAVSNAAAAVVEKMKPYAAKLLGCDLSDVAARDAKMFPVGDPSRSVAWEEVARNFFNENGPLVGTGCYKPPDGLGGDYKGATVGTSPAYSFGSAVCEVNVDLETGKVNILRFTDYHDCGTPINPMAVHGQVEGAIVMSAGETILEDVQFDNKGRILNPNLHGYLMMSIKDAPEIFSGLVDSYEPRGPFGAKEIGEGSTLPVLGAVAHAIANATGVWIKDLPITPEKILRAMRAAQPARDLVGV from the coding sequence ATGACTGTCTGCACCCTGAACATCAACGGTGAAAAACACACGGTCGCCCAGGCCGCACACGACACGCTGCTCGACGTTCTCCGTGACAAGCTCCGACTCACGGGTACGAAGAAGGGCTGTAACCTGGGCGACTGCGGCGCCTGCACCGTTCTCGTCGACGGCGTCCCCATGAATAGTTGCCTCCTGCTGGCCGCCGAAATGGAAGGCAAGGCGATCACGACCATTGAGGGTCTGGCCCGCAATGGCGAACTCACGCCCATTCAGCAAGCCTTCGTCCACGAAGGCGGGATCCAGTGCGGTTACTGTACCCCCGGCATGGTCCTCAGCGCGAGCGCGTTCCTGGAAAAGAACCCTCATCCCACGCCGGATCAGATCAAGGACGCCCTCGCAGGCAATCTCTGTCGCTGCACCGGCTACGCAGGGATCCTTCGCGCCGTCGATCGCTGTGGAAACTACCGACCCGACGGCACGTGTGCCAAGAAGACCGCCGTGCCAGGCACCGAGGCCCCTCATCGAACTTCGGCCGCGGCGGGCCTCCAGTCTCAAGACTCAAGCCTGGCCTTGGGCGTGTCCATCCCGCGCGTTGACGCCGTCGATAAAGTCACCGGACGCGCCGTCTACACCGCCGATCTTCACCTTCCAAACATGCTGCACGGCAAGATTCTCGGTTCGCCGATTGCCCACGGCATGATCAAACGAGTGGACACCTCCCGGGCCGAGGCGTTGGAAGGCGTGGTTGCGGTAATCACCGGCGCGGATGTTCCTGACACGATGCACGGCGTCTCGCCTGCGCGATACGACGAGTATGTGCTGGCCAAGCAAAAGGTCCGTCACGTCGGCGATCCCGTAGCCGCCGTCGCCGCCATCGACGAGCGCACCGCGGAGCAGGCACTGTCACTGATCGAAATCGAGTATGAAGAACTGCCCACCCTGCTTGATCCCTTCGAGGCGACCGCGGACGGAGCCCCGCTGATTCATGACCGTTACAAGCGAAATGTCGGCACCGAAGTCCACCAGCACTTTGGCGACGTCGACAAGGCCTTTGCCGATTCCCACCTCGTCCGCGAAGAAACTTTTACTGGCAACAGCATCTCCCAGTCCCCACTCGAACCCCACGCCGCCATCGCCACTTGGGATCCAGACGGCACGCTCGTCCTCTACACCTCGACCCAGGCCCCGCACTACGTGCAGTACATGATGGCCCACGTCCTGCACATCCCCGTCGGCAAGATCCGCGTCATCCGCCCGACCGTCGGCGGCGGCTTCGGCGGCAAGGCCGCGACGAATCCGCTCGATCTTTGCGCCGCCTTTCTCAGCAGGAAGACCGGCCGCCCCGTCAAGATGGTCTATTCTCGCGAAGAGATGTTCCATTACGGCCGCGGCCGCCATAAGCAGCACATGAAGTTCAAACTCGGCGTCGACCGCCAGGGAAAAATCGAAGCGTTCCAGAGCGAGATTTATCTCGACGGAGGGGCCTACTCGTCGTTCGGCGTCGCGACGGCCTACTACGCCGGAAGCATGATCCCCACGCTCTACCGAATTCCAAACTACAAGTACGACGGTTATCGCGTCATGACCAACAAGCCGGCCTGCGGCGCCATGCGCGGCCACGGCGTACCCCAGCCGCGCTTCGCGTTTGAGTGCCTGCTGAACATGATCGCCGACGATCTGGGCATCGATCCCGTGAAAATCCGCCGCCTCAACGCCATGACGCCGAATACCCGCACCGTCAACGATATGGACATTCAAAGTTGTGAGTTTCGCGCGACGCTGGACGCGGTGGAGGAGAAATCGGAGTGGAGAAGCAAATACGGAAAGCTTCCCAAGGGCCAGGGCATTGGAATCGGCTGCGGCGGATTCGTATCCGGCGCGGGCTACTGCATCTATCGCGGCCAGGTCCAGCTTTCCCACGAGAAAGGCCCTGAGCCTTTTCAGAAACACTCGATCTTCCCGCACGCCAACGCCATCGTGAAGATCTCCGAGGACGGCATGGCCGTGGTTTGCCTGATCGGCGCCGCCGAGATCGGCCAGGGCAGCGACACGGTGTTGGCCCAAATGTGCGCCCAAACCCTCGGCATTCCGGTGTCGCGCATCCGAATGCGCAGCGGAGACAGCGACATTTCGCCCATCGATCTCGGGGCCTACTCCTCGCGCGTGACGCTCATGGGCGGTCACGCGGTCTCAAATGCCGCTGCGGCTGTCGTCGAAAAGATGAAGCCCTATGCCGCCAAGCTGCTTGGTTGTGATCTGTCGGATGTCGCCGCCCGCGATGCCAAAATGTTTCCTGTCGGCGACCCGTCCCGCTCCGTCGCATGGGAAGAAGTCGCCAGGAATTTTTTCAACGAGAACGGCCCACTCGTCGGAACAGGCTGCTACAAACCGCCGGACGGGTTGGGCGGCGACTACAAAGGCGCTACCGTCGGCACGAGCCCGGCCTACTCTTTCGGCAGTGCCGTCTGCGAGGTCAACGTCGATCTCGAAACGGGAAAGGTCAATATCCTCCGTTTCACCGACTACCACGACTGCGGCACGCCAATCAATCCGATGGCGGTCCACGGCCAGGTCGAGGGCGCCATCGTCATGAGCGCCGGCGAGACCATCCTCGAAGATGTGCAGTTCGACAACAAAGGCCGCATCCTCAACCCGAACCTCCACGGCTACTTAATGATGTCCATCAAGGACGCACCGGAGATTTTCAGCGGCTTGGTTGATTCCTATGAGCCACGCGGACCGTTTGGTGCAAAGGAGATCGGCGAGGGCAGCACGCTGCCGGTGCTGGGCGCCGTCGCTCATGCCATCGCCAACGCGACGGGCGTGTGGATCAAGGACCTCCCGATCACGCCGGAAAAGATTCTCCGTGCGATGCGCGCCGCGCAACCCGCGCGAGATCTCGTCGGCGTTTAA
- a CDS encoding coproporphyrinogen III oxidase family protein: MATTSTQASACTNLMCSEPDSGNYFVSTYPPFSTWTADQIPAVQQRLETPTALTKDEPLGLYIHIPFCARRCHYCYYLSYAGRSSDDLDEYIECLLQELAMYRSAPALGLRELSFVYFGGGTPSLLSESQLAHLLSGLQALYSWRHVEESTFECAPQSVTAPKLQLLRDMGITRISLGVQDLNDEILRLSGRVHLVEDVMRAYDLIRHVGFDVVNLDMIAGLCGQTDASFSSSIQRVIEIQPDCLTIYPLEIPHNTPLYRRLQTDAAGEHPASWDTKRARLATAFDQLEAAGYTMRSAYAAARDPHRQRFVYQDAQYRGADLLGIGASAFSYLAGTHSQNMPSLEDYGACLRDRRLPLVRAYALTDDERLIREFILHLKLGFADVGFFQKKFQTDIRERFARPLASLQANGWLSVDRQGVRMTRQGLFLVDRLLSVFYLPQHQGLRYT; encoded by the coding sequence ATGGCCACGACATCGACTCAGGCATCCGCCTGCACAAACCTGATGTGTTCGGAGCCAGATAGTGGCAACTACTTCGTCTCCACGTACCCGCCGTTCTCCACGTGGACCGCAGATCAGATTCCCGCCGTGCAGCAACGGCTGGAAACTCCCACCGCTTTGACGAAGGACGAACCGCTGGGCCTTTACATTCACATTCCTTTTTGCGCCCGCCGCTGCCATTACTGCTACTACTTGTCCTACGCGGGCCGGTCTTCGGACGACTTGGATGAATACATCGAGTGCCTGCTTCAGGAACTCGCGATGTATCGTTCCGCTCCGGCCCTCGGTCTTCGCGAATTGTCTTTTGTTTATTTTGGCGGCGGCACTCCATCCTTATTGTCCGAGAGCCAACTTGCGCACCTGCTTTCCGGACTCCAGGCCCTGTATTCGTGGCGCCATGTAGAGGAATCCACGTTCGAGTGTGCCCCGCAATCCGTGACGGCGCCGAAGTTGCAGCTCCTTCGCGACATGGGCATCACTCGAATCAGCCTTGGCGTCCAGGATCTGAATGACGAAATCCTCCGACTGAGCGGCCGGGTTCATCTCGTCGAGGATGTCATGCGCGCCTATGACCTCATCCGCCATGTCGGTTTCGACGTGGTGAACCTCGACATGATCGCCGGCCTCTGCGGTCAGACGGACGCATCATTCTCATCGAGTATCCAACGCGTCATTGAAATTCAGCCCGATTGCCTGACGATCTATCCGCTCGAGATTCCGCACAACACGCCCCTCTATCGACGGCTTCAAACAGACGCCGCGGGCGAGCACCCGGCGTCGTGGGACACGAAGCGAGCGCGTCTGGCGACAGCCTTCGACCAGTTGGAAGCCGCTGGTTACACGATGCGAAGCGCCTATGCGGCGGCAAGAGACCCACACCGACAGCGCTTCGTCTACCAGGATGCCCAATACCGGGGCGCGGACTTATTGGGGATCGGAGCGTCGGCCTTTTCCTACCTCGCTGGGACGCACTCGCAGAACATGCCATCTCTCGAGGATTACGGTGCGTGCCTGCGGGATCGGCGTCTGCCGCTGGTCCGCGCCTATGCGTTAACCGACGACGAGCGTCTCATCCGCGAGTTTATCCTCCATTTGAAACTCGGCTTCGCAGATGTTGGATTTTTCCAAAAGAAGTTTCAGACAGATATCCGCGAACGCTTCGCACGTCCGCTCGCCTCTCTACAGGCAAACGGCTGGCTTAGCGTTGACCGTCAAGGCGTTCGCATGACGCGGCAGGGGCTTTTTCTCGTGGATCGTTTGCTGAGCGTTTTCTATCTGCCGCAACACCAGGGCCTGCGCTACACCTGA